A single window of Actinoallomurus bryophytorum DNA harbors:
- a CDS encoding FAD-dependent oxidoreductase has protein sequence MRNVDVAVVGLGLSGSATAWAAVRRGHSVAGFEAQAAGHRRGSSHGRSRIFRRAYLDPLYVELTGRAGPLWERLAAEAGQPLLDRVGGVDHGPGREPERMAALLREHGVSVELLDQAEAARRWPGIRFSGPVVHDPSGGVIDPEASMAAMVRLAATGGAEMAYETPVHGLEPADDGVRFQAGGETWHARTLVVAAGGWAGPLLDGLVPLPPLTVTQQQVFYFDRREPGPWPTIVHGASPESLEMYALPEGPLLKVGEHVNGTVTTADDRDFTVDLQARERALAYVREWLPGLDPALRSETTCLYTWAPGEDFILDRSGPIVVCSPCSGHGAKFAPLVGELVTDLVEGDAPIARFALTPPDSSQTSSSSRTW, from the coding sequence ATGCGGAACGTGGACGTGGCGGTGGTAGGGCTCGGACTGTCCGGATCGGCGACCGCGTGGGCGGCCGTCCGGCGCGGGCATTCCGTGGCGGGCTTCGAGGCGCAGGCCGCCGGTCATCGGCGCGGCAGTTCGCACGGGCGATCACGGATCTTCCGCCGCGCGTACCTCGATCCGCTCTACGTCGAGCTCACGGGCCGTGCCGGGCCGCTGTGGGAACGCCTGGCGGCCGAGGCCGGGCAGCCGCTGCTCGACCGCGTCGGCGGCGTCGACCACGGGCCCGGTCGTGAGCCCGAGCGCATGGCGGCTCTGCTGCGGGAGCACGGAGTGTCCGTAGAGCTCCTCGACCAGGCCGAGGCCGCCCGGCGGTGGCCGGGAATCCGCTTCTCCGGGCCCGTCGTGCACGATCCGTCGGGCGGCGTCATCGATCCGGAGGCGTCGATGGCGGCGATGGTCCGGCTCGCCGCGACGGGCGGCGCGGAGATGGCGTACGAGACTCCCGTGCACGGCCTCGAACCGGCGGACGACGGGGTGCGGTTCCAGGCGGGCGGCGAGACCTGGCACGCGCGGACCCTGGTCGTGGCGGCCGGCGGCTGGGCGGGTCCGCTGCTCGACGGCCTCGTGCCGCTGCCACCGCTGACCGTGACCCAGCAGCAGGTCTTCTACTTCGACCGCCGCGAGCCCGGACCGTGGCCGACGATCGTGCATGGCGCCTCGCCGGAGTCGCTGGAGATGTACGCACTGCCCGAGGGCCCGCTGCTCAAGGTCGGTGAGCACGTGAACGGCACGGTGACCACCGCCGACGACCGTGACTTCACGGTGGACCTCCAGGCACGGGAGCGCGCCCTCGCGTACGTACGAGAGTGGCTGCCGGGCCTCGACCCGGCCCTGCGGTCGGAGACGACCTGTCTGTACACCTGGGCACCCGGCGAGGACTTCATCCTGGACCGGTCGGGACCGATCGTCGTCTGCTCGCCCTGTTCCGGGCATGGAGCCAAGTTCGCACCGCTCGTCGGCGAGCTCGTCACCGATCTTGTGGAGGGTGACGCCCCCATTGCCCGTTTCGCCCTCACACCTCCCGATAGTTCACAGACGTCGTCGTCCTCTCGGACGTGGTGA
- a CDS encoding ABC transporter ATP-binding protein: protein MAERAATSATTRTVAAPAVRKGGWIRRMLPFVLRQRGSLVRTFVAGLVWAGVSTTVPVVERHVVDDVILASKSPLAPWLLVLFVLGTVGFAAARTRRFHSSKVMLEVSYGLRGAIHRELQRLDLQAHGQLATGQLVSRANSDISLVLMVLRVLPALSSNLVLMIASLGVMFVFSPLLALISLVILPILVLGAYRMRTRLYPATWDVQQRTGDVAQVVDQAVTGARVVKGFGQEHREFERLAESASGLYGSSMRAIRMQARYQPLLESIPTFGQVGVLALGGWLALHDRITVGTFLAFASYLVLLVNPARMIARMLSAAPQARAGAERIFELLDTTPAVTDAPDARDLPKLRGEISFEAVRFGFWRSEPVLDGFDLRIEPGEVVALVGASGSGKSTAALLLSRFHDPQDGAVRIDGHDVRDVTLASLRSQIGMVFEESFLFSESLRDNIAYGRPEATDAEVEAAARAVEAHEFIMRMPDGYDTVVGERGLTLSGGQRQRVALARALLADPRILVLDDATSAVDAKVEESIHATLRRVLHEHTTLLVAHRRSTLRLADRIAVMDAGRVIDDGTHAELMARCPLYRRLLAGEGDDLEADLDPAPPTEPPAARHPGMGGAFSHDDMIERVAALPPLDDEPDVDIGRESEPAPNFTLWRFLRPYRAPLGLGLLLVVLDALAGVAGPYLSRDGIDDGVLTGSQSALFTAAGIFLGVALVDLAISRTVTLVAGRTGERLMYALRVRVWAQLQRLSVDFYDREMAGRIMTRMTTDVSAFASLLQDGLISAVASLFTFVGVAVAMALMSPVLTGATALVLLPLLVATVVFRRLSAEPYREARERIAVVNASLQESMAGVRESQAFTQERRRHTEFKRITRGYVDARLAAQRLISLYFPFVDFLADVAAVVVLALGYHMVRAHSLTPGELIAFLLYVNLFFSPIQQLSEVFDDWQQARVSMARISDLMAEPVATPVAAEPIDPGPLSGAIRLEGLRFGYPGLGEEALAGVDLTIEPGETVALVGATGAGKSSLVKLLARFYDPQEGRILIDGHDLRTLDLDAYRHQLGYVPQETFLFRGTVHDNIAYGRPDASAGEVEAAARAVGAHDLIMRLPGGYEHEIAERGASLSAGQRQLICLARAELVDPAILLLDEATANLDLATEARVTRAMNSVASGRTTVLVAHRLQTARHADRIVVMAQGRVVEDGTHDQLLRDRGQYASLWQAA, encoded by the coding sequence ATGGCTGAGCGGGCCGCCACATCGGCAACGACCCGTACCGTCGCCGCTCCCGCCGTCAGGAAGGGCGGCTGGATCCGCCGGATGCTCCCGTTCGTGCTCAGGCAGCGCGGCAGCCTGGTCCGCACGTTCGTCGCGGGCCTGGTCTGGGCGGGCGTCAGCACCACCGTTCCGGTCGTCGAGCGTCATGTCGTCGACGACGTGATCCTCGCCTCGAAGTCCCCGCTCGCCCCGTGGCTGCTGGTCCTGTTCGTGCTCGGGACCGTGGGCTTCGCGGCCGCCCGCACGCGCCGGTTCCACTCGTCCAAGGTGATGCTGGAGGTCTCGTACGGCCTGCGCGGCGCCATCCACCGCGAGCTGCAACGCCTCGACCTGCAGGCGCACGGGCAGCTCGCCACCGGCCAGCTCGTCTCGCGGGCCAACTCCGACATCAGCCTCGTGCTCATGGTGTTGCGCGTCCTGCCGGCGCTGAGCAGCAACCTCGTGCTGATGATCGCCTCGCTCGGCGTGATGTTCGTCTTCTCTCCGCTGCTCGCCCTGATCAGCCTGGTCATCCTGCCGATCCTCGTCCTCGGGGCGTACCGCATGCGCACCCGGCTCTACCCGGCCACCTGGGACGTCCAGCAGCGGACCGGCGACGTCGCGCAGGTCGTCGACCAGGCGGTGACCGGGGCCCGCGTGGTCAAGGGCTTCGGGCAGGAACACCGCGAGTTCGAACGCCTCGCCGAGTCGGCGTCCGGCCTGTACGGCTCCAGCATGCGCGCCATCCGGATGCAGGCGCGCTACCAGCCGCTCCTCGAGTCGATCCCGACGTTCGGACAGGTCGGCGTGCTGGCGCTGGGCGGCTGGCTGGCCCTGCACGACCGGATCACGGTCGGCACCTTCCTCGCGTTCGCCTCCTACCTCGTCCTGCTCGTCAACCCGGCGCGGATGATCGCGCGGATGCTCAGCGCCGCGCCCCAGGCGCGCGCCGGAGCCGAGCGCATCTTCGAGCTGCTCGACACCACCCCGGCGGTCACCGACGCCCCCGACGCACGCGACCTGCCCAAGCTGCGGGGGGAGATCTCCTTCGAGGCGGTGAGGTTCGGCTTCTGGCGGTCCGAGCCGGTCCTGGACGGCTTCGACCTGCGGATCGAGCCCGGTGAGGTCGTCGCGCTGGTGGGTGCGTCCGGATCGGGCAAGTCCACCGCGGCGCTGCTGCTGTCGCGGTTCCACGACCCGCAGGACGGCGCCGTCCGTATCGACGGCCACGACGTACGCGACGTCACCCTCGCCTCGCTGCGGTCCCAGATCGGCATGGTCTTCGAGGAGAGCTTCCTGTTTTCTGAGTCCCTGCGCGACAACATCGCCTACGGGCGGCCGGAGGCCACCGACGCGGAGGTGGAGGCCGCCGCACGCGCGGTCGAGGCGCATGAGTTCATCATGCGGATGCCCGACGGCTACGACACCGTGGTCGGCGAGCGCGGGCTGACGCTTTCCGGCGGGCAGCGCCAGCGGGTCGCACTCGCCCGCGCGCTGCTCGCCGACCCGCGCATCCTCGTGCTGGACGACGCCACGAGCGCGGTCGACGCCAAGGTCGAGGAGAGCATCCACGCGACCCTCCGCCGCGTACTCCACGAGCACACGACGCTGCTCGTCGCGCATCGCCGTTCCACGCTGCGGCTCGCGGACCGGATCGCCGTGATGGACGCCGGCCGGGTCATCGACGACGGCACGCACGCCGAGCTGATGGCCCGCTGCCCCCTGTACCGGCGCCTGCTGGCGGGGGAGGGAGACGACCTGGAGGCCGACCTCGACCCGGCACCGCCGACCGAGCCCCCTGCCGCCCGGCACCCGGGCATGGGAGGCGCGTTCTCCCACGACGACATGATCGAGCGGGTCGCCGCGCTGCCGCCCCTGGACGACGAGCCGGACGTCGACATCGGCCGCGAGTCCGAGCCCGCGCCCAACTTCACGCTCTGGCGGTTCCTGCGGCCGTACCGCGCGCCGCTGGGGCTCGGCCTGCTGCTCGTCGTGCTCGACGCGCTGGCCGGCGTCGCCGGACCGTACCTGTCCCGCGACGGCATCGACGACGGTGTGCTCACCGGGTCGCAGTCCGCGCTGTTCACCGCCGCCGGGATCTTCCTCGGCGTGGCCCTCGTGGACCTGGCGATCTCCCGTACGGTCACGCTCGTGGCGGGACGCACCGGTGAGCGGCTCATGTACGCCCTGCGGGTCCGGGTCTGGGCACAGCTGCAGCGGCTGTCCGTGGACTTCTACGACCGGGAGATGGCCGGGCGCATCATGACCCGGATGACCACGGACGTGAGCGCGTTCGCCTCGCTTCTGCAGGACGGGCTGATCAGCGCGGTCGCGTCGCTGTTCACGTTCGTGGGGGTCGCGGTGGCGATGGCCCTGATGAGCCCGGTGCTGACCGGCGCGACGGCGCTCGTGCTGCTCCCGCTGCTGGTCGCCACGGTGGTGTTCCGCCGACTGTCGGCCGAGCCGTACCGGGAGGCGCGCGAGCGGATCGCGGTCGTCAACGCCAGCCTGCAGGAAAGCATGGCCGGCGTACGGGAGTCGCAGGCGTTCACGCAGGAACGACGGCGCCACACCGAGTTCAAGCGGATCACCCGCGGCTACGTCGACGCGCGGCTGGCCGCACAGCGGCTCATCTCGCTGTACTTCCCCTTCGTCGACTTCCTGGCCGACGTCGCGGCGGTGGTCGTGCTCGCGCTCGGCTACCACATGGTGCGCGCCCACTCGCTGACCCCCGGTGAGCTGATCGCGTTCCTGCTGTACGTCAACCTGTTCTTCTCCCCGATCCAGCAGCTGTCGGAGGTCTTCGACGACTGGCAGCAGGCACGCGTGTCGATGGCGCGCATCAGCGACCTGATGGCCGAGCCGGTCGCCACCCCCGTCGCCGCCGAGCCGATCGACCCCGGCCCGCTGAGCGGGGCGATCCGGCTGGAGGGCCTGCGGTTCGGCTATCCGGGCCTCGGGGAGGAGGCGCTGGCCGGCGTCGACCTGACGATCGAGCCCGGGGAGACGGTCGCGCTGGTGGGGGCGACCGGGGCGGGCAAGTCGAGCCTGGTCAAGCTGCTGGCGCGCTTCTACGACCCGCAGGAGGGGCGGATCCTCATCGACGGGCACGACCTGCGCACCCTCGACCTGGACGCGTACCGGCACCAGCTCGGGTACGTGCCGCAGGAGACCTTCCTGTTTCGCGGCACGGTGCACGACAACATCGCGTACGGGCGGCCCGACGCCTCCGCCGGCGAGGTCGAGGCGGCGGCACGCGCGGTCGGCGCGCACGACCTGATCATGCGGCTGCCGGGAGGGTACGAGCACGAGATCGCCGAACGCGGCGCCTCGCTGTCGGCCGGGCAGCGGCAGCTCATCTGCCTGGCGCGCGCGGAGCTGGTCGACCCGGCGATCCTGCTGCTCGACGAGGCCACCGCCAACCTCGACCTGGCCACGGAGGCACGTGTCACCCGGGCGATGAACAGCGTCGCCTCCGGCCGTACGACGGTGCTGGTCGCGCACCGGCTCCAGACGGCACGCCACGCGGACCGGATCGTCGTGATGGCGCAGGGCCGCGTGGTCGAGGACGGCACCCACGACCAGCTCCTGCGCGACCGAGGTCAGTACGCCTCGCTCTGGCAGGCGGCCTGA
- a CDS encoding methyltransferase domain-containing protein: MNGPAAAEAGRTPLDEVALGSLLATAAGTGPIRLVGAHLHDLATRLVVDGLTVEATVPGRRPARALRRALKRAGQRTAIAPVVDDIGINLPFPDSAADVLVCRLDPQTFPFPRHTVRELGRAIGPGGMVVLLTGPRPPWPSGLVDAWAGSAGLVPQVERGVGGATPFAGAVYESRLTT; the protein is encoded by the coding sequence ATGAACGGGCCCGCAGCGGCCGAGGCCGGGCGTACCCCGCTCGACGAGGTCGCTCTCGGCAGCCTCCTGGCGACGGCGGCCGGTACCGGCCCGATCCGTCTCGTCGGCGCACACCTGCACGACCTCGCCACCCGGCTCGTCGTCGACGGCCTGACCGTCGAGGCCACCGTCCCCGGCCGCCGGCCGGCGCGCGCGCTGCGGCGGGCGCTCAAGCGGGCGGGCCAGCGGACGGCGATCGCACCCGTGGTCGATGACATCGGGATCAACCTGCCCTTCCCCGACTCCGCCGCCGACGTGCTCGTCTGCCGGCTCGACCCGCAGACGTTCCCGTTCCCCCGGCACACGGTCCGCGAGCTGGGCCGCGCCATCGGCCCCGGCGGCATGGTCGTCCTGCTCACCGGCCCGCGGCCACCCTGGCCGTCGGGGCTGGTCGACGCGTGGGCCGGCTCGGCGGGGCTGGTCCCCCAGGTCGAACGCGGCGTCGGAGGCGCGACGCCGTTCGCCGGCGCGGTCTACGAGTCGCGCCTGACGACGTAG
- a CDS encoding glycoside hydrolase family 13 protein, with protein MPVTQQFTDPAVPCTRDALWARDAVIYQVYLRSFADGDGDGVGDLLGVRSRLRYLSWLGVDALWLTPFYRSPMADGGYDVSDYRAVDPGFGTLGDAESLVDEAHRYGLKVIVDIVPNHTSAAHPWFESAVRARPGAPERDRYIFRPGRGELPPNDWESIFGGPAWTRLPDGEWYLHLFAPEQPDLNWQNPEVHTEFEDIMRFWLDRGVDGFRIDVAHGMVKADGLPDAGHTGQIQMLGHAELPYFDQDGVHDIHRSWRRLLDSYGGVGVAEAWAPNAERLSRYVRPDELHQAFNFHYLKATWSAADLRAVIDDSLAASALVGAPTTWVLSNHDVQRHVTRYGGGEVGLRRARAAALLTLALPGSTYVYQGEELGLPEVTDLPAKYLLDPQWGNGMGREGCRVPIPWAYSEPPFGFSPPMVGESWLPVPPGWRDLTVEAQVGDPGSTLRLYRDALRIRRELPALGDGVLRWLDGPENVLVFERDPGFVCAVNFGREPVRLDISGTFLLSSTEMNAGDLPPDSAAWWSRL; from the coding sequence TTGCCAGTGACTCAGCAATTCACGGATCCGGCCGTGCCCTGTACGCGAGACGCGCTCTGGGCGCGCGACGCGGTCATCTACCAGGTCTACCTGCGCAGCTTCGCCGACGGCGACGGAGACGGCGTGGGCGATCTGCTCGGGGTCCGCAGCCGCCTGCGCTACCTGTCCTGGCTCGGCGTCGACGCGCTGTGGCTCACGCCGTTCTACCGCTCGCCGATGGCCGACGGCGGGTACGACGTGTCGGACTACCGGGCGGTCGATCCCGGCTTCGGCACCCTCGGCGACGCGGAGTCGCTGGTCGACGAGGCGCACCGGTACGGCCTCAAGGTGATCGTCGACATCGTCCCCAACCACACCTCCGCCGCGCACCCGTGGTTCGAGAGCGCCGTACGCGCGCGGCCGGGAGCGCCCGAACGCGACCGTTACATCTTCCGGCCGGGCCGTGGCGAGCTCCCCCCGAACGACTGGGAGTCGATCTTCGGCGGGCCGGCCTGGACCCGGCTGCCGGACGGGGAGTGGTACCTCCACCTGTTCGCTCCCGAGCAGCCCGACCTGAACTGGCAGAACCCCGAGGTCCACACGGAGTTCGAGGACATCATGCGGTTCTGGCTCGACCGGGGCGTCGACGGCTTCCGCATCGACGTCGCGCACGGCATGGTCAAGGCGGACGGCCTGCCGGACGCCGGTCACACGGGGCAGATCCAGATGCTCGGCCACGCCGAACTGCCCTACTTCGACCAGGACGGCGTGCACGACATCCACCGTTCGTGGCGGCGTCTCCTGGACTCCTACGGCGGGGTCGGCGTCGCGGAGGCGTGGGCACCCAACGCCGAGCGTCTGTCGCGTTACGTACGCCCGGACGAACTGCACCAGGCGTTCAACTTCCACTACCTGAAGGCGACCTGGTCGGCCGCGGACCTGCGGGCGGTCATCGACGACTCGCTGGCCGCCTCGGCCCTGGTCGGCGCGCCGACGACCTGGGTGCTGTCCAACCATGATGTCCAGCGCCACGTCACGCGGTACGGAGGCGGGGAGGTCGGCCTGCGCCGGGCACGGGCCGCGGCACTCCTCACGCTGGCGCTGCCCGGGTCCACCTACGTCTACCAGGGCGAGGAGCTGGGTCTTCCGGAGGTCACCGACCTGCCGGCGAAATACCTCCTGGACCCGCAGTGGGGCAACGGCATGGGCCGCGAGGGCTGCCGTGTGCCGATTCCGTGGGCGTACTCCGAGCCGCCGTTCGGCTTCAGCCCGCCGATGGTCGGCGAGAGCTGGCTGCCGGTCCCGCCCGGCTGGCGGGACCTGACGGTGGAGGCCCAGGTGGGCGACCCGGGCTCGACGCTACGGCTCTACCGGGACGCGCTGCGCATCCGCAGGGAACTGCCCGCACTGGGCGACGGCGTCCTGCGCTGGCTCGACGGCCCGGAGAACGTCCTGGTCTTCGAACGCGACCCGGGGTTCGTGTGCGCGGTCAACTTCGGGCGGGAACCCGTACGACTCGACATCAGTGGAACGTTCCTACTGTCGAGCACGGAGATGAACGCCGGCGACCTGCCCCCGGACTCGGCCGCATGGTGGAGCCGCCTTTAG
- a CDS encoding TetR/AcrR family transcriptional regulator, whose product MPDRRRADARRNYARILAVAEEEVAAHGADASLEQIARTTGVGSATVRRHFPTRRALLEAVSHKRIEALRVRAQDLTGAADSRGALLEWLGDVVAYCASARGLAAALVYDGVAPDPVHDNSCSAMLEEAGDPLLRRAVRDGAVATGVTVADLITLAVGIVLATEHHPDPTAAADRLFGLAVAGLAGQGPAAT is encoded by the coding sequence ATGCCCGACCGCCGCCGCGCGGACGCCCGGCGCAACTACGCGCGCATCCTCGCCGTGGCCGAGGAGGAGGTCGCCGCCCACGGCGCCGACGCCTCGCTGGAACAGATCGCCCGCACCACGGGAGTCGGCTCGGCGACCGTGCGCCGGCACTTCCCCACCCGCCGCGCGCTACTGGAGGCGGTGTCCCACAAACGGATCGAGGCGCTGCGGGTCCGCGCCCAGGACCTGACCGGCGCGGCCGACAGCCGGGGCGCGCTGCTGGAATGGCTGGGTGACGTCGTCGCCTACTGCGCCTCCGCCCGTGGCCTGGCGGCCGCGCTGGTCTATGACGGGGTCGCGCCCGACCCGGTGCACGACAACTCCTGCTCGGCGATGCTGGAGGAGGCGGGGGACCCTCTGCTGCGCCGCGCCGTACGGGACGGCGCGGTGGCCACAGGCGTGACCGTCGCCGACCTGATCACGCTGGCGGTCGGCATCGTCCTCGCGACGGAGCACCACCCGGACCCCACCGCCGCGGCGGACCGGCTGTTCGGGCTGGCCGTGGCGGGACTGGCCGGACAGGGTCCGGCGGCCACCTGA
- a CDS encoding MarR family transcriptional regulator, giving the protein MGNDEARATAGVLRQGMSRLGRRLRAERVGYGLSLSRLSLLNLLARNGSMTASAMAAAERLQPQSLTRMLSRLENDGLIVRSPDDVDRRQVRIDITREGMAVLDEDTERREAWLAKAMAERLTPTECELLRLAAGLMERLADG; this is encoded by the coding sequence GTGGGGAACGATGAGGCCCGTGCGACCGCGGGCGTGTTGCGCCAGGGGATGAGCCGGCTCGGCCGTCGGCTACGTGCCGAGCGTGTCGGTTACGGGCTGAGCCTCAGCCGGCTCAGCCTGCTCAATCTCCTGGCCCGCAACGGCTCGATGACGGCGTCGGCCATGGCCGCCGCCGAGCGGCTCCAGCCGCAGTCGCTGACGCGGATGCTCTCCCGGCTCGAGAACGACGGTCTGATCGTCCGCAGCCCGGACGACGTGGACCGGAGACAGGTCCGGATCGACATCACACGCGAGGGGATGGCCGTGCTCGACGAGGACACCGAGCGGCGCGAAGCGTGGCTGGCCAAGGCCATGGCCGAACGCCTGACACCTACCGAGTGCGAGCTGCTCCGGCTGGCCGCGGGCCTCATGGAACGGCTCGCCGATGGCTGA
- a CDS encoding nitroreductase family deazaflavin-dependent oxidoreductase, with the protein MAAESEPRLIVGNNLLDRSTRKVVSGLTRMGISLLGSRVLYVRGRKSGEWRTTPVNLLKYEGKRYLVAPRGHTQWVRNMRVSGGGELHIGRRVEVFTATELADEEKPDILRAYLKRWKFEVGMFFNGVGPDASDEKLLEIAPGYPVFQLG; encoded by the coding sequence ATGGCCGCCGAATCCGAACCCCGCCTCATCGTCGGCAACAACCTGCTGGACCGCTCGACCCGCAAGGTGGTCAGCGGCCTGACCCGCATGGGGATCAGCCTGCTGGGCTCACGGGTCCTCTACGTGCGCGGCCGCAAGAGTGGCGAATGGCGGACGACCCCCGTCAACCTGCTCAAATACGAGGGCAAGCGCTACCTCGTGGCCCCGCGCGGTCACACCCAGTGGGTCCGGAACATGCGCGTGTCCGGGGGCGGCGAGCTGCACATCGGCCGGCGCGTCGAGGTCTTCACCGCGACCGAGCTGGCCGACGAGGAAAAGCCGGACATCCTCCGCGCCTACCTCAAGCGCTGGAAGTTCGAGGTCGGCATGTTCTTCAACGGAGTCGGCCCGGACGCCTCCGACGAGAAGCTGCTGGAGATCGCCCCGGGTTACCCGGTCTTCCAGCTCGGCTGA
- a CDS encoding NmrA family NAD(P)-binding protein, which translates to MSADSAPVLVTGTTGRQGGATARALRAAGVPVRALVRDPATDRAKAVEALGAELVTGDLHDRGSVTRAAEGVRAVFSVQMPGMAGDGFDFEGEVAQGVNLVEGARAAGVPQFVHTSVTGAGRHTEVPGWAEGRWASMEPTLGAKSAIQDRVREAGFPHWTLLKPGFFMENFLPSMAFLFPRGIEGGLVSVLKPGTRLSLVAVEDIGRAAAAAIAAPERFDGVELELASDHLSMTEIAEVLSRALGTRLSAPDMTEEEALAAGMPGMGATHEWLNVAGQPARPEYARALGIPLTGFEEWAREHMRVAA; encoded by the coding sequence ATGTCCGCAGATTCCGCACCCGTCTTGGTCACCGGCACCACCGGCAGGCAGGGCGGGGCCACCGCTCGCGCGCTGCGAGCGGCGGGCGTTCCCGTACGCGCCCTGGTACGCGACCCGGCCACGGACCGGGCCAAGGCCGTCGAGGCCCTCGGCGCCGAGCTGGTCACCGGCGATCTCCACGACCGCGGCTCCGTGACCCGGGCCGCCGAGGGGGTACGCGCCGTCTTCTCCGTGCAGATGCCCGGCATGGCCGGGGACGGCTTCGACTTCGAAGGGGAGGTGGCCCAGGGCGTCAACCTCGTCGAGGGCGCGAGAGCCGCCGGGGTGCCGCAGTTCGTGCACACGTCCGTCACCGGCGCCGGCCGGCACACCGAGGTCCCGGGCTGGGCCGAAGGCCGCTGGGCTTCGATGGAGCCAACCCTGGGCGCCAAGAGCGCGATCCAGGACCGGGTCCGCGAGGCCGGATTCCCGCACTGGACGCTCCTCAAGCCGGGCTTCTTCATGGAGAACTTCCTTCCGTCCATGGCGTTCCTGTTCCCGCGCGGCATCGAGGGCGGCCTGGTGAGCGTCCTGAAGCCCGGGACCCGGCTGTCTTTGGTCGCGGTGGAGGACATCGGCAGGGCGGCCGCCGCGGCCATCGCCGCGCCGGAGCGGTTCGACGGGGTCGAACTGGAGCTGGCGAGCGACCACCTGTCGATGACGGAGATCGCCGAGGTCCTCTCGCGCGCCCTGGGCACGCGGCTGTCCGCACCGGACATGACCGAGGAGGAGGCCCTCGCCGCTGGAATGCCAGGGATGGGTGCCACACACGAGTGGCTGAACGTGGCCGGTCAGCCGGCCCGCCCGGAGTACGCGCGGGCCCTCGGCATCCCGCTCACCGGCTTCGAGGAATGGGCGCGGGAGCACATGCGGGTCGCGGCCTGA
- a CDS encoding LLM class F420-dependent oxidoreductase — translation MKIGLQIPDFTWPNGPSKLGAELAEVARTADSAGFNRIAVMDHVFQIRGVGPAEHEMLEAYTTLGYLAAHTSRAKLLTLVTGAVYRSPGLLAKIVTTLDVLSGGRAELGVGAAWNEDEARALGLFFPPVAERFEHLEETLQICLQMWSDGDGPYEGRRHQLARTLNSPQALSQPHPPIMIGGGGEKKTLRFVARYGQACNLFPGPEVEHKLDVLRAHCEAEGRDYDEIEKTCYFIFDPGEKGEKTGEIVDGLGRLAEQGFGSALGAVAGVWKIAPLEAIGSDVIPVVADL, via the coding sequence ATGAAGATCGGACTTCAGATTCCCGACTTCACCTGGCCGAACGGCCCGTCCAAGCTCGGTGCGGAGCTGGCCGAGGTGGCGCGTACGGCCGATTCCGCGGGGTTCAACCGCATCGCGGTCATGGACCACGTCTTCCAGATCAGGGGCGTCGGCCCGGCCGAGCACGAGATGCTCGAGGCGTACACCACGCTGGGCTACCTCGCGGCGCACACGTCGCGCGCCAAGCTGCTCACGCTCGTGACCGGCGCCGTCTACCGCAGCCCCGGCCTGCTGGCGAAGATCGTGACCACGCTCGACGTCCTGTCGGGCGGCCGTGCCGAACTCGGCGTCGGCGCGGCATGGAACGAGGACGAGGCACGTGCCCTCGGCCTGTTCTTCCCGCCGGTCGCCGAGCGCTTCGAGCATCTCGAGGAGACGCTGCAGATCTGCCTGCAGATGTGGAGTGACGGCGACGGGCCGTACGAGGGCCGGCGCCATCAGCTGGCGCGGACCCTCAACTCGCCGCAGGCGCTCTCTCAGCCGCATCCGCCGATCATGATCGGCGGCGGAGGCGAGAAGAAGACGCTGCGGTTCGTCGCCCGTTACGGCCAGGCGTGCAACCTGTTCCCCGGGCCCGAGGTGGAGCACAAGCTCGACGTGCTCCGCGCGCACTGCGAGGCCGAAGGCCGCGACTACGACGAGATCGAGAAGACCTGCTACTTCATCTTCGACCCGGGAGAGAAGGGGGAGAAGACCGGCGAGATCGTCGACGGTCTGGGCAGGCTCGCCGAGCAGGGCTTCGGCTCCGCCCTCGGCGCCGTCGCCGGCGTGTGGAAGATCGCTCCGCTCGAGGCCATCGGCAGCGACGTCATCCCCGTGGTGGCGGACCTGTGA
- a CDS encoding YybH family protein — protein MDKKRVADWIAGYERAWRSPGTEALAESFTEDATYTQGPYDAPLIGLPAIARMWDEERTGPDEEFELTSEVIAVDGDTAVARVEVSYGEPDHEEFLDLWIMRFAEDGRCRSFEEWWATPEDDDSD, from the coding sequence ATGGACAAGAAACGGGTGGCCGACTGGATCGCCGGCTACGAGCGAGCGTGGCGGAGCCCCGGCACCGAAGCGCTCGCCGAGAGCTTCACCGAGGACGCCACCTACACGCAGGGCCCCTACGACGCGCCGCTGATCGGCCTGCCGGCGATCGCCCGGATGTGGGACGAGGAGCGTACGGGCCCCGACGAGGAGTTCGAGCTGACCAGCGAGGTCATCGCGGTCGACGGTGACACGGCCGTGGCACGGGTGGAGGTGAGCTACGGCGAGCCGGACCACGAGGAGTTCCTCGACCTGTGGATCATGCGCTTCGCCGAGGACGGCCGCTGCCGCTCCTTCGAAGAATGGTGGGCCACGCCCGAAGACGACGACTCCGACTGA